A stretch of Anolis sagrei isolate rAnoSag1 chromosome X, rAnoSag1.mat, whole genome shotgun sequence DNA encodes these proteins:
- the COL8A2 gene encoding collagen alpha-2(VIII) chain, protein MLQEVTLWLLLMALGISAVAGGGAGGGYPQIKYMQPVMKGPLGPPFREGKGQYIDMPPLLPMDLKGEPGPPGKPGPRGPPGPPGYPGKPGVGKPGLHGQPGPAGPPGFSGIGKPGNPGLPGKAGMKGMPGVNGEPGMRGDQGPRGLPGPPGLPGPAGISVNGKPGASGSPGLPGFRGEPGAKGEPGPRGERGMKGENGIGKPGLIGPRGNSGPPGPPGPAGPVSIGKPGLDGLPGAPGDKGDSGPPGEPGISGEPGPMGPRGPPGVDGIGVPGVSGVPGLQGPLGPKGEPGLRGLPGMPGPTGYGKPGLPGLKGDRGQPGVPGLIGDKGEPGMDGEVGDMGPPGMPGSPGPPGSMGMPGKHGIPGGKGEAGPIGPPGLPGMRGDQGPSGFVGKPGIPGERGLPGSQGLQGPTGPKGETGFMGLPGVPGLTGPSGAKGDAGIPGQPGLRGSSGIPGLQGPSGPMGPQGLPGLKGEPGFPGAPGVGKVGEPGIIGPIGPQGVPGNPGLNGRPGPPGPPGPPGAPGVFDETGIAGLHLPDGGVEGAVLGNGKPGKPQFGRGELSAQMLPAFTAILTSPFPASGMPVKFDRTLYNGQNGYNPVTGIFTCPISGIYYFAYHVHVKGTNVWVALYKNNVPATYTYDEYKKGYLDQASGSAVLELKENDQVWIQMPSDQANGLYSTEYIHSSFSGFLLCPT, encoded by the coding sequence ATATGCCACCACTGCTTCCAATGGACCTCAAAGGAGAACCCGGCCCTCCTGGAAAGCCTGGCCCAAGAGGACCACCTGGCCCACCTGGATATCCTGGGAAGCCGGGAGTCGGAAAACCAGGGCTTCATGGTCAACCAGGACCTGCTGGTCCACCTGGCTTTTCTGGCATTGGCAAACCGGGCAACCCAGGGCTTCCTGGCAAGGCAGGGATGAAAGGAATGCCTGGGGTGAATGGTGAGCCTGGCATGAGAGGCGACCAAGGGCCAAGAGGACTCCCTGGCCCACCAGGGCTGCCTGGACCAGCTGGCATCTCTGTTAACGGCAAACCTGGAGCAAGCGGTAGCCCAGGACTACCAGGATTTCGGGGGGAGCCAGGTGCAAAAGGAGAGCCTGGCCCTCGCGGTGAGCGTGGTATGAAGGGTGAAAATGGAATTGGCAAGCCAGGACTGATAGGACCACGAGGGAATAGTGGGCCTCCAGGGCCTCCAGGACCTGCAGGGCCTGTAAGCATTGGGAAACCTGGTCTCGATGGCTTGCCTGGTGCTCCAGGTGACAAGGGTGATTCGGGCCCCCCAGGTGAGCCAGGGATTAGTGGGGAGCCTGGACCCATGGGCCCACGGGGCCCACCAGGTGTGGATGGAATTGGTGTGCCAGGGGTATCAGGTGTGCCAGGCTTGCAAGGGCCCTTGGGCCCTAAGGGTGAACCTGGTCTGCGGGGTCTCCCAGGAATGCCTGGCCCTACAGGATACGGAAAGCCCGGTCTGCCTGGCTTGAAGGGAGACCGTGGACAGCCAGGCGTCCCAGGACTCATTGGGGACAAGGGAGAGCCAGGAATGGATGGAGAAGTAGGTGACATGGGTCCTCCCGGTATGCCTGGGTCCCCAGGCCCTCCCGGTTCTATGGGTATGCCAGGCAAACATGGAATTCCAGGTGGTAAAGGGGAAGCTGGGCCCATTGGGCCTCCTGGACTACCAGGCATGCGTGGGGATCAAGGGCCCAGTGGTTTTGTGGGAAAGCCAGGGATTCCTGGGGAGAGAGGCTTGCCAGGGTCCCAAGGGTTGCAAGGCCCAACAGGCCCCAAGGGAGAAACTGGTTTCATGGGGCTCCCAGGGGTGCCAGGACTGACAGGGCCCTCGGGGGCAAAGGGGGACGCTGGCATCCCAGGGCAGCCAGGCCTCCGAGGCTCATCGGGGATACCGGGGCTACAAGGCCCTTCTGGCCCAATGGGGCCTCAAGGTTTACCAGGACTGAAAGGAGAGCCTGGCTTCCCAGGAGCCCCAGGAGTTGGCAAAGTGGGGGAACCAGGCATTATAGGACCCATTGGGCCACAAGGGGTTCCTGGCAATCCTGGATTAAATGGGCGACCAGGGCCACCGGGTCCACCAGGGCCACCGGGTGCCCCAGGGGTGTTTGACGAGACAGGCATTGCCGGCCTCCATCTTCCCGATGGTGGTGTAGAGGGGGCAGTCCTGGGGAATGGCAAGCCCGGGAAACCCCAGTTTGGCCGAGGAGAACTATCTGCCCAGATGTTACCTGCCTTCACCGCTATCTTGACCTCACCATTCCCAGCTTCAGGAATGCCAGTCAAATTCGACAGGACTTTGTACAATGGGCAGAATGGCTACAATCCAGTGACGGGGATCTTTACCTGTCCCATTTCTGGCATTTATTACTTTGCTTATCATGTCCACGTTAAAGGAACTAATGTCTGGGTGGCGCTGTATAAAAACAACGTGCCTGCCACCTACACCTACGACGAATACAAAAAAGGCTACTTGGACCAAGCTTCAGGTAGCGCTGTGCTTGAACTTAAAGAAAACGACCAGGTCTGGATCCAGATGCCATCAGATCAAGCCAATGGTCTTTATTCCACCGAATACATCCATTCTTCATTTTCGGGATTCCTTCTGTGCCCCACATAA